In Mustela lutreola isolate mMusLut2 chromosome 4, mMusLut2.pri, whole genome shotgun sequence, the genomic stretch gggaacgGACCTCGGGGAACCTGGGTCGGGACCTCTCTCCAGGCGATGGTGGCCTGCGCTCCCAGTCCTCCAGGAAGGGCTTTTCTTCATCCGGTTCGCCATGCTTCTCTTGCAGTTGGTCAGTCTTTCTCCTCTTGCTTGCCAGCTTTTTTGCCCGCCGCAGGGCCTTCTCTGTTTTGGGTGGGACCGCCGGTGGTTTGCCCACCGCCCTCTCGAGTGGAGCAGGGGGCTCTGGTTTCTCAGAGAGGCCTGCGGAGCTGCTGGCCATGTCCAGCACTGAACCTCTTGGAGAAAGGGTCCTGAGGTCTTCCGCGGATGGCTCAAGTTGGGGGTCCGAGCCAGCCTCCCACGTGAGGGCGTGTGTCAGGTCCTCCCGCCGGGCGACCCTGGCCGGGTAGAGGCCGGTCCAGGGACTGGGGTGAGGAGACAACCCTGGCAGCAGGCCCGGCTCAGTGGGGGCCTGGGAAGCATCGTCCCAGATGCTGCTGGCGGCAGGAGAGCACGCGCTGCTCTCATCCAGGGAGCTGGCATTAGGAGAAACAGCCATCTCTCCGGGCACCAGTCTTCTCCCTGAGGGCCCTGCTCTGGGTGTAGACAATAAGTGACTTTTGAAATCTTGTGTGTGTTCTTCCCAACACATTCCCAGCTGCCGTGGGGGTGGCTGGTCTTCTGCCTCGCCTTGGGGCAAAGCGATGGTGGGGATACCCCTTGGAACATCTAGCATCCCCTGGTCCGTGGAACTGTTCTTGCCTTTGTTTGCAACAAGGTGACGTGCATCCTCTGGAGGTGGCTTCAGCCCTTCGCCCTCTCCCATGAGTGGAGGAGATGGGCCAATTCTGGTTAGGACTGGCTGGGAAATCTCCTTCCGGGCCATGCCGGGCACTCGCCCGTGGTGCTCCATGCCCTCCCAGGCTGTGTGCTTCGAGTGTGTGTCCTGCATGCTAGCGGGGGTTGGGATGTTGGCCATTTCCTTGCTCTCAGAGCCACCAAGACTGGCCTCTTCTCCCCAGCCTGGCTTTGGCAAGTCGTCCTCTTTGTGGCTGCCACCCAGTGGGTCCTCTGATGACATGGTCCTCAGGAGGGGCAGCATGATGGGTTTTATCACGGGGGTGGCCCTGAGGGTGTTGTCTTTAATCGCAAACAGTATGTGCTTGTTTGAAGTGGAAGATGGTGAGGGGGTAAATTCTTTGACTGCATCCTTACTTCCCCCTGCCCAAGTGCCTCTGAAGTTAGCCTCCTCTCCCAATGCCTCCCTGGGTCTACATCCAGACAaaccttccccttctccttgcAATGGTTCCCCCTTGCTGTGCTCCTGTACGCACGCGGGCCCATTACTCAGGGCACCGTGCTGGAGCTCATTGCTCCCCATCACTTTCTCCTTCTCGTCCTTCCGACTGTCTCCTGCACTTCCGTCATTCCTCCTGTCTTCCTGCTGGCTCTCGGTGAACCACGTTTTCTGCTGATCCTCAAATGAGGCAAAGGACTGGTCTGAAGAGCTGGTGCTGAACTTGGCCTTACTTTTGAAGCCTGGCATGAAATCTGATTGGGTGTCACTGTAAAACACATCTTCCTCTTCGGGAGAGAGGGGCCCCGGGGAGAATTTCTGGTTCAAGTTGGGATTCTGCAGTCCTGCATCTCTCTCAGGTTCTGTCTCTTGAGACACGGATCTCAGGAACCCCTTCTCAAGGCTGGGGGTCTTAGGTTTCTCTGCAGCcttccctgcctcaggctctctgctgcaaAGCCTCAGGGACAGACGCTTCCTGGGGCAGGGTTTGCTGGCGTCTGGACTCTTGCCTGACCTGATGATGCCTATCTCTGGGTCTCCATCGTCTTTCTCGTAGCTGTTTCTGTCAGCTCCCTCCCCGTTGATGCAGAAAGGGGCTTGGGTGGTAGCTGGGGGTGAGCTAAGAGTTAGACAGGTCTCTGAAGAGGGTGAACcagggtcagcatcagggtcCTTCTGGGTACTCATGTGCGACCCAGAAGAGCCATCAGCTGGTCTCTCCTTAGGAAGCTCATTTGAAGGGCTCTCCTCCAGCCCATTGGGAAGGAGGACACCATTGCTCACTGGTTCTTGCTTGCCTCTGGTTTTCTCCTCAAGGCCCTTCAGGAGCGGTGAGGGGCTGTATGTGCTCTTCACATGCTTCCGCACGTCCTTGAGGTtgaacagcaggctgggggcTTTGGATCTGTAGCTGTCCCGAGACTGACCTTCACTGGGCTCCTTCTCTTGGTACCCATTCAGCTGTCCTGGGGGTGATGGGGTCATCTCCACTGGCTGGCTTtcggatggctccaggacatgcTTGGTGGGGATGATGGGAGTCAGAAGCTTACTGATGTTAAAAGGAGGATTATAATGCTCGTTGGGGTCCATGGGCAGGTCAAGAGCCTCGTTTTCTGGAAATTGATCCTGGGGATTGTGCTTTGTATACAAGGCTGGGCCCCTTCTGGTGGCCTGCTTCTTCTCTTCCGAGGCGTCTGGtagactttctttccttcctttgccaGGCTTTGGTTTCCTCCATGGGACCTGGGTTGGCTTCATCTGAGGGTCAGGCTGTGAGCTTGAAGCTTTTCCCTCCACAGCGAATGCCTGGGCTCCTGGATCCCTAGCTCCCCAGGGTCCAGACGTGGTGAGAGCCCCTGTGGCCAACATCTTCTCCTCCTGGCTGCAGCTGGCCCGGGCTTGGCAGGGGGAGACTCTGTGTTCAGGGGCGGGGGGCTCTCTTAACATGGGTGCATCCTCATAATGCTTGGGAGTTTTGCTTTCTGGGACAGGGTCAGCGACCTCCTTTCTCTCGGGCAGCCTCGGTTGGTGGGCGTTCCACGACTCAAAAGCACTGTTTTCGCTATGAAGAAAGGTTCCCTTGCGGGGCCACTCCTTACTTCTTCCAGGATCACCCTGGGCTGGCTTGTGGGGCGGGGACGGGAACTTGGACTCAAACGAGCTGGCTGCATTATCCGGTGTTGGGAGGAAGCTGCTGGAGCCGTGACAGGCCATTTCAGGATTCTTGGGGGACTCCTGCTCTCCATGCTTCCTTCCAGACTGGTGGCTAATCTGATGGGCGCTAGAGACTTCAGCAGGCACCCTCCTGACGGTCAGAAATGCAGAATCAAAGCAGAAGTTGACACCACTTTCTGGAAGAGGAGCAAATTTAGGGGGATTTTTGAGAGCTGGGGGCTTACTGGTCGGAGGCCTGCTGTCACAACATTGGCTCTCAGTCCTGTCAAAAGATTTAATTAGTGATGACACTTTCGAAGCCGGCTTGCTGCTGCTCCTCAGACCGGAAAGGGGCACTTCCAGTCTTCTCTGGGCTGGTGTCAGTGGGGGGCTGCTCTTGGGGTACTTCTCCTCCCCTTGAACGTACTTGGGTAGCTGTTGGAACGTGGCCGCCCAGCCCGCATGCTCGGTGCCTTGCGACGGTAACTGGCTCCAGATGCTGTTTTTCCTGTGGGTGTGGCTTACCGTTCCCTGGTGAAAAGTCCCCAACACCTGGCGGGTGACGTCTGGGGACAGGGTCAGGTCAGAGTCGTTGAAGGATGTGTCCTCTGAGATGCACAAGCTCCGGAAGGCCCGGTCTGTGAGGCTGCTAACCTCCCTGTCGGCATCGTCCAGCACGCTGCCGATGCTCGAGGAGTCGCTGAACCCGTCTGTGCACTTCTTATTGCCCTGCATTGTCTGCCAGCTGGGAGGGCTGTCCCTGGTTGGCCGGTGGGTGCCTCCGTGGGACGATTCTGGAAGAGCAGTCTTCTTCCCACAAAACTAGAGCTTCCTGTTGACCAGATGCAATTgcaaagtgggatttttttttttttttctctgcaaaagaAACACGTGCAGGATATGAATGGGATATCCAACTTAGTGGCTCCATGTGAGAACAACACGCTGGTCCAGATGGGTAATGGTGTCTGTGATGGTTGATTTTATGTGTCAGCCTGGCTGGGCCCTAGTGGCCAGTGTTTGCTCAAACACACCTAGCTGTGgctatgaaagtattttttagatgtgattaacattcAAATCAatggactttgagtaaagcagattacccccccccccccgccccgtaaTGTGGATGGGCCGAATCTCAGAGACTGAGCTCcccagaggaagggagaattCTGCCTAGGTCCCTCTGGGAGTGCCGTCTGCTCGGCAGATGTCAGACACGCCAGCCCCCAGAACTGCATGAGCCAGTTCCTTAAGATCAGTCTCTTTCTGTATCTACACATCCTGTTGGCTCTGGTCTGCTGGAGAACGCTGCCTGATAATAGGGTTTAAGGTTCTGATGTACTGTTTTTGCAGAGAGGTCTTCCCTGACATTTCAGGGGGTGTCCCCTCCCTGCCTTTTCTCACTgtgtttggtttattttctttgtggtatGGAGCATACTCTAAAATTAAGGTGACTTCTTTGTTGCCCATTCCGTCACGAGACTGTTAAGAGCCATGAGCTCAGGAGCCACAAGGCTGTCTGTCCGCTGCTTGAGCTCGTCCCAGAGCCAACTCAAGAGAGCATAGTCCCCCAGAGCCTGCAGTGTCTGGGGGTCCTGAACTCTCTGTCTTGCCCTTGGGTGTGACCAGTGGGATATGCCGGGGGGGGAGCCTGGAGGGAGCCGGATTCCCTGGcatttctcccccacccctgctcctggtGTGGTGTGGGGCCTTGGCAATGCTGCAGTCCTCTCTAACGACGGCCCCTCCCCTGGGCTTAGGTTCTCACAGCTCCCCTTGTCCCCTGGGACTGTGGGCAGGATGGCTCCCACTTTTCCTGAGTggctccacttgcaggggtctcCCTAATGCTTATACTCCTGTTACGGTcccttcatttcatttcatttctttcttcctttctttctttctctctctctctctttctttcttctttcttttaaattgtggTGAAATTGACCTGAAATAAAATTTGCCAGCTGAACCTTGTAAGTGTGCAGTTCAGGAGCGTTAAGTGTATTCATATTGGTGCAACTGTGGctgccatccatctccagaacttttacAGCATCCCAGACCGAAACTCTGTATCTATCAGATATCAGCTCCACTCCTCCAGCCCCCTGCCAACCCCAGGCCCAGGCAGCCACTgtgtactttctgtctctgtgaattggATTATTCTAGGtccctcatataagtggaatcacgcAGCatatgtctttttgtgactggctggtTCACTTAACATGATGTCTTCAAGGATCATCCATTTCCATCCAGTTTCTTTCCtatttaagactgaataatagtCCACTGCGTGTTTATtctacat encodes the following:
- the C4H10orf71 gene encoding cardiac-enriched FHL2-interacting protein: MQGNKKCTDGFSDSSSIGSVLDDADREVSSLTDRAFRSLCISEDTSFNDSDLTLSPDVTRQVLGTFHQGTVSHTHRKNSIWSQLPSQGTEHAGWAATFQQLPKYVQGEEKYPKSSPPLTPAQRRLEVPLSGLRSSSKPASKVSSLIKSFDRTESQCCDSRPPTSKPPALKNPPKFAPLPESGVNFCFDSAFLTVRRVPAEVSSAHQISHQSGRKHGEQESPKNPEMACHGSSSFLPTPDNAASSFESKFPSPPHKPAQGDPGRSKEWPRKGTFLHSENSAFESWNAHQPRLPERKEVADPVPESKTPKHYEDAPMLREPPAPEHRVSPCQARASCSQEEKMLATGALTTSGPWGARDPGAQAFAVEGKASSSQPDPQMKPTQVPWRKPKPGKGRKESLPDASEEKKQATRRGPALYTKHNPQDQFPENEALDLPMDPNEHYNPPFNISKLLTPIIPTKHVLEPSESQPVEMTPSPPGQLNGYQEKEPSEGQSRDSYRSKAPSLLFNLKDVRKHVKSTYSPSPLLKGLEEKTRGKQEPVSNGVLLPNGLEESPSNELPKERPADGSSGSHMSTQKDPDADPGSPSSETCLTLSSPPATTQAPFCINGEGADRNSYEKDDGDPEIGIIRSGKSPDASKPCPRKRLSLRLCSREPEAGKAAEKPKTPSLEKGFLRSVSQETEPERDAGLQNPNLNQKFSPGPLSPEEEDVFYSDTQSDFMPGFKSKAKFSTSSSDQSFASFEDQQKTWFTESQQEDRRNDGSAGDSRKDEKEKVMGSNELQHGALSNGPACVQEHSKGEPLQGEGEGLSGCRPREALGEEANFRGTWAGGSKDAVKEFTPSPSSTSNKHILFAIKDNTLRATPVIKPIMLPLLRTMSSEDPLGGSHKEDDLPKPGWGEEASLGGSESKEMANIPTPASMQDTHSKHTAWEGMEHHGRVPGMARKEISQPVLTRIGPSPPLMGEGEGLKPPPEDARHLVANKGKNSSTDQGMLDVPRGIPTIALPQGEAEDQPPPRQLGMCWEEHTQDFKSHLLSTPRAGPSGRRLVPGEMAVSPNASSLDESSACSPAASSIWDDASQAPTEPGLLPGLSPHPSPWTGLYPARVARREDLTHALTWEAGSDPQLEPSAEDLRTLSPRGSVLDMASSSAGLSEKPEPPAPLERAVGKPPAVPPKTEKALRRAKKLASKRRKTDQLQEKHGEPDEEKPFLEDWERRPPSPGERSRPRFPEVRSLPPPTHRHSVSAFSEPLRRQPGGSQSLMPLVPYPATQKVLQDPQSGEYFVFDLPLQVKIKTFYDPETGKYVKVPIPSSEGGSPEPPPPNTPASPYMLYPHFRALPLMPLRCSSQLSTPTFFRQGPHTPEVAGPGSQRAREAGMPMAPPRRPGEEGGDAPRLGIISTNDLEDFATEGIS